A section of the Scleropages formosus chromosome 12, fSclFor1.1, whole genome shotgun sequence genome encodes:
- the atp1a1b gene encoding sodium/potassium-transporting ATPase subunit alpha-1b isoform X3: MGLGHGSNYKLAASSENAPKEKKKPKKRDMEELKKEVDIDDHKLSIEELQRKYGTDIIKGLSSERAKEIFARDGPNALTPPITTPEWVKFCKQMFGGFCMLLWIGAMLCFLAYGIQTAYEEDPVNDNLYLGIALAFVVFVTGCFSYYQEAKSSKIMDSFKNMVPQQAVVIRDGDKKSINAEEVVLGDLVEIAGGDRIPADLRVISSHRCKVDNSSLTGESEPQTRSPELTNENPLETRNIAFFSTNCVEGTARGIVINTGDNTVMGRIATLASSLEVGQTPIAIEIEHFIHIITAVAVFLGVTFFILSLILGYGWLEAVIFLIGIIVANVPEGLLATVTVCLTLTAKRMAKKNCLVKNLEAVETLGSTSTICSDKTGTLTQNRMTVAHMWFDNQIHEADTTENQSGTSFDKSSATWAALAHIAGLCNRAFFNDDQNNVPVLKRDVAGDASESALLKCIELCCGSVKEMRDKYPKIAEIPFNSTNKYQLSIHKNPNSSEPKHILVMKGAPERILDRCSTILIQGKEQPLDDEMKDAFQNAYLELGGLGERVLGFCHYFLPDDQFPEGFRFDLDDVNFPTENLCFVGLMSMIDPPRAAVPDAVAKCRSAGIKVIMVTGDHPITAKAIAKGVGIISEGNETVEDIAARLNIPVSEVNPRDAKACVVHGGELKIMTSEMLDDILKYHTEIVFARTSPQQKLIIVEGCQRQGAIVAVTGDGVNDSPALKKADIGVAMGIAGSDVSKQAADMILMDDNFASIVTGVEEGRLIFDNLKKSIAYTLTSNIPEITPFLMYVAANVPLALGTVTILCIDLGTDMIPAISLAYENAETDIMKRKPRDAKTDKLVNERLISMAYGQIGMVQAVAGFFTYCVILAENGFMPSILLGLRVNWEDKFLNDLEDSYGQQWTYEKRKIIEYTCHTAFFTCIVQAQWAVLIICKTRKNSIIKQGMKNRILNFGIFEETSLAAFLSYCPGMDVALRMYPLKLWWWFCALPYALIIFVYDEIRRYLLRRSPGGWVEEETYY, encoded by the exons ATGGGACTTGGC CATGGAAGCAACTACAAGCTGGCAGCTAGCTCTGAGAATGCGCCCAAGGAGAAAAAGAAGCCCAAGAAAAGGGATATGgaagagctgaagaaggaagttGATATT GATGATCATAAACTGTCCATAGAAGAGCTCCAACGTAAATACGGCACAGACATTATTAAG GGATTATCTTCTGAGCGTGCGAAAGAGATCTTTGCCCGTGATGGCCCCAATGCCCTCACTCCCCCTATTACCACCCCAGAATGGGTCAAGTTCTGCAAACAGATGTTTGGTGGATTCTGCATGCTCCTATGGATCGGAGCTATGCTCTGCTTCCTGGCATATGGCATTCAAACCGCTTATGAGGAGGACCCAGTAAATGACAAT CTGTACCTGGGCATTGCACTTGCGTTCGTCGTATTTGTCACTGGCTGCTTCTCATATTATCAAGAAGCAAAGAGCAGCAAAATTATGGACTCCTTCAAGAATATGGTCCCACAG CAAGCAGTGGTGATTCGGGATGGTGATAAAAAATCCATCAATGCTGAGGAAGTTGTACTTGGAGATCTGGTAGAAATAGCAGGAGGAGACAGGATTCCAGCTGATCTGCGTGTCATTTCTAGTCATCGCTGCAAG GTGGACAATTCTTCCCTTACTGGGGAATCTGAGCCTCAGACTCGTTCTCCTGAATTGACCAATGAAAACCCCCTGGAAACAAGAAATATTGCCTTCTTTTCCACCAATTGCGTAGAAG gCACTGCCCGTGGTATTGTAATCAACACCGGTGACAACACTGTGATGGGGCGCATTGCTACCCTTGCTTCCAGTCTAGAAGTTGGACAGACTCCCATTGCCATTGAGATCGAGCATTTTATCCACATCATCACAGCTGTGGCTGTGTTCCTTGGAGTGACTTTTTTCATCCTCTCACTAATTCTTGGATATGGCTGGTTAGAAGCAGTTATATTCCTCATTGGAATTATTGTTGCCAATGTACCAGAGGGACTCCTAGCTACTGTCACT GTGTGCCTAACCCTGACAGCTAAGCGCATGGCCAAGAAGAACTGCCTGGTAAAGAACCTGGAAGCTGTGGAGACCTTGGGTTCTACGTCCACCATCTGCTCTGACAAGACCGGTACCCTGACCCAGAACCGAATGACTGTGGCCCACATGTGGTTTGACAACCAGATCCATGAGGCCGACACCACGGAGAACCAGAGTGGAACCTCATTTGACAAGAGTTCTGCTACTTGGGCTGCACTGGCACACATTGCTGGCCTTTGTAATCGTGCATTCTTCAATGATGATCAGAACAATGTGCCTGTCCTCAAG AGAGATGTTGCTGGTGATGCCTCTGAATCTGCTCTGCTAAAGTGTATTGAACTGTGCTGTGGGTCTGTAAAGGAGATGAGGGACAAGTACCCTAAGATTGCAGAAATCCCCTTCAATTCCACAAACAAATACCAG CTCTCCATTCACAAGAACCCCAACTCCTCTGAGCCTAAGCACATCCTGGTGATGAAGGGAGCCCCTGAAAGAATCCTGGACCGCTGCTCCACCATCCTGATTCAGGGCAAGGAGCAGCCACTAGATGATGAGATGAAAGATGCCTTTCAGAATGCTTACTTGGAACTGGGTGGTCTTGGAGAGAGAGTGCTGG GTTTCTGCCATTATTTCCTCCCTGATGACCAGTTTCCTGAGGGATTCCGTTTTGATCTTGATGATGTAAACTTCCCCACTGAGAACCTGTGCTTTGTTGGCCTCATGTCCATGATTGACCCTCCCCGTGCTGCAGTGCCTGACGCTGTTGCCAAGTGCAGGAGTGCTGGAATCAAG GTTATCATGGTTACTGGAGATCATCCAATCACCGCAAAGGCCATTGCAAAGGGTGTAGGTATCATCTCAGAGGGCAACGAGACTGTTGAGGACATCGCTGCTCGTCTCAACATTCCAGTTAGTGAAGTTAACCCCAG AGATGCCAAGGCTTGTGTGGTGCATGGTGGAGAACTGAAAATTATGACTTCTGAGATGCTGGACGATATCCTGAAATATCACACTGAGATTGTCTTCGCTAGAACCTCTCCCCAACAGAAGCTGATTATTGTTGAGGGTTGCCAGAGACAG GGTGCCATTGTAGCTGTAACAGGTGATGGAGTGAATGACTCCCCTGCCCTGAAGAAAGCTGACATCGGTGTTGCTATGGGCATTGCTGGGTCTGACGTTTCTAAGCAGGCTGCTGACATGATCCTGATGGATGATAACTTTGCATCCATTGTAACTGGTGTAGAAGAAG GGCGTCTGATCTTTGACAACTTGAAGAAATCTATTGCCTACACCCTAACTAGTAACATCCCTGAAATCACTCCTTTTCTGATGTACGTTGCTGCAAATGTCCCCTTGGCTCTTGGAACTGTCACCATTCTCTGTATTGACTTAGGTACTGACATG ATTCCTGCCATCTCCCTGGCTTATGAAAATGCTGAGACTGACATCATGAAAAGAAAACCTAGAGATGCCAAAACAGACAAGTTGGTGAATGAACGACTTATCAGTATGGCCTATGGTCAAATTG GTATGGTACAGGCAGTCGCTGGTTTCTTTACTTACTGCGTCATCCTAGCTGAGAATGGGTTCATGCCCTCCATACTGTTAGGCCTGCGCGTTAACTGGGAGGACAAGTTTCTGAATGACCTGGAAGACTCCTATGGGCAACAGTGG AcctatgaaaaaagaaaaattatagaGTACACGTGCCACACTGCCTTCTTCACCTGTATTGTTCAAGCACAGTGGGCAGTCTTGATTATCTGTAAAACCAGGAAAAACTCTATAATTAAGCAGGGCATGAA GAACAGAATTCTTAACTTTGGAATATTTGAGGAAACATCTCTCGCAGCCTTCCTTTCCTACTGCCCTGGAATGGATGTTGCGCTCAGAATGTATCCACTCAA ATTGTGGTGGTGGTTCTGTGCGCTCCCTTACGCGCTCATCATTTTCGTGTACGATGAAATAAGGAGATACCTTCTACGCCGGAGCCCAGGAG GATGGGTGGAAGAAGAGACATACTACTAG